One Ictalurus furcatus strain D&B chromosome 24, Billie_1.0, whole genome shotgun sequence DNA segment encodes these proteins:
- the lmx1al gene encoding LIM homeobox transcription factor 1-alpha has translation MNSMKMKSMMMKNIKMNSMMMNSMKMKPDSPSPGPSCTIQSHINKGREPRGTASETRCKMSHSEGHGAPICPHSTHNTTVPETWCKMSPSEGYRAPICPHSIQRTIVPETWCKMSPSEGHGAPICPHSTHNTTVPETWCKMSPRVLFVRKCSACLQVIGRSELIMRVLGQVYHLGCFSCCECERRLQRGDEFVLKEGQLLCRGDYEKEREMLAAISPAPTESVKSEDEEGGSSSMGGKAGDDSKEHKRSKRPRTILTTQQRRAFKASFEVSSKPCRKVRETLAAETGLTVRVVQVWFQNQRAKMKKIARRQQQQQQQQEQEQIGGSRRGPSRGGRLSNDDSEDGSSSHGLDGMLSYSSMPRQQLLALDPNLYGGEQFRHGLTPPQLGPEQMHPYDSETVFHDLDSDGSLGHLGDCLLATAEGGVLAGRVGNPIDRLYSMQNSYFTS, from the exons ATGAACAGTATGAAGATGAAgagtatgatgatgaagaacatTAAGATGAACAGTATGATGATGAACAGTATGAAGATGAAGC CAGACAGTCCGTCACCCGGTCCTTCCTGTACAATCCAGTCCCACATTAATAAAGGCAGAGAGCCCCGGGGCACGGCGTCTGAGACTCGGTGCAAAATGAGTCACAGTGAGGGGCATGGAGCCCCAATCTGCCCCCACTCCACCCACAATACCACAGTGCCTGAGACCTGGTGCAAAATGAGTCCGAGTGAGGGGTACAGAGCCCCAATCTGCCCCCACTCCATCCAACGCACCATAGTGCCTGAGACCTGGTGCAAGATGAGTCCGAGTGAGGGGCATGGAGCCCCAATCTGCCCCCACTCCACCCACAATACCACAGTGCCTGAGACCTGGTGCAAGATGAGTCCGA gaGT gctgTTTGTGCGGAAGTGCAGCGCGTGCCTGCAGGTGATTGGCCGCTCAGAGCTGATCATGCGTGTGCTGGGGCAGGTGTATCACCTGGGCTGCTTCAGCTGCTGCGAGTGCGAGCGCCGGCTCCAGAGGGGTGACGAGTTTGTGCTCAAGGAAGGTCAGCTGCTCTGCCGTGGAGATtatgagaaggagagagagatgctcGCCGCCATCAGCCCCGCCCCCACCGAATCAG TGAAGAGCGAGGATGAGGAAGGAGGCAGCAGCTCCATGGGAGGAAAAGCTGGCGATGACAGTAAAGAGCACAAGAGGTCCAAGCGGCCGCGCACCATTTTAACCACGCAGCAGCGCCGCGCCTTCAAGGCGTCCTTCGAGGTGTCCTCCAAACCCTGCCGAAAG GTCAGAGAGACCTTAGCGGCTGAAACCGGGCTGACGGTCCGAGTGGTCCAGGTCTGGTTCCAAAACCAGAGAGCGAAG ATGAAGAAAATCGCTCGCaggcagcagcaacagcagcagcagcaggagcaggagCAGATCGGCGGCAGCAGGAGGGGTCCGAGCAGAGGAGGACGACTGAGTAACGACGACAGTGAGG ACGGTTCGAGCAGTCACGGCTTAGATGGCATGCTCTCGTACTCCTCCATGCCACGACAGCAGCTCTTGGCTCTCGACCCAAACCTGTACGGGGGCGAGCAGTTCCGGCACGGTCTCACACCCCCGCAGCTGGGCCCCGAGCAGATGCACCCGTACG ACTCCGAAACCGTTTTCCATGACTTGGACAGCGATGGAAGCCTGGGTCACCTCGGCGATTGTCTCTTGGCGACGGCCGAGGGAGGGGTGCTGGCAGGACGCGTGGGAAATCCGATCGACCGCCTGTATTCGATGCAAAACTCCTACTTCACCTCGTGA